From Carettochelys insculpta isolate YL-2023 chromosome 22, ASM3395843v1, whole genome shotgun sequence, one genomic window encodes:
- the LOC142024782 gene encoding uncharacterized protein LOC142024782 — translation MLLTNDEENLQLEEPEQVASCGMFLGSSEGHVSQSPEHRETCESQRSPERQQGNHAGEGQDNSSHGSRSVKNTKESEQQKTCGKSFSLNSHCTIRTGEKPNICPDCGRSFQLRSGLIDHQRTHTGEKPFHCSECGKTFSRRSNLIDHQRIHRGEKPFHCSDCGKNFSWRLSLKSHCRIHTGERPYSCSDCGKGFSQKSDFVRHRTIHTGEKPFSCSDCGKSFSRRSNLVAHQRSHTGERPFDCSDCGKSFCQRSTLIYHQRIHTGEKPFHCSDCGKSFRQHSHLLTHQIIHRREKPYHCTACGKSFSECSDFTEHQLLHTAQLLYNCSDCGKSFSTSSDLIRHQRIHRGEKPFNCSECGRRFSDVSGLHQHMRSHTREKPFLCSDCGKSFSRHSYLVDHQRTHTGDKPFRCSDCGKSFLWHSSLKSHCRIHTGERPYNCPDCGKRFRHRSNLVNHRRSHTGEKPFICSECGESFSQRSNLVTHQRIHTGEKPFNCSDCGKSFCQRSSLSYHQRTHTGEKPFCCSDCGKSFSWSSSLKSHCRIHTGETPYSCSDCGKRFRQRSDFVTHRRSHTGEKPFNCSYCQKNFSRSSHLVIHKRTHTGEKPFTCSDCGKSFCQRSSLTYHQRTHTGKKPFSYSSDCGKSFCQP, via the coding sequence atgctgctcaCGAATGAcgaggagaatcttcagctggaagaaccagagcaagtggcctcctgtgggatgttcctgggaagctctgaaggtcATGTGTCTCAgagtcctgagcacagagagacctgtgagagtcagcgtagcccagaaaggcagcagggaaaccatgcaggggaggggcaggataactccagccatggaagcagaagcgtgaaaaacactaaagagagcgaacaacagaaaacctgtgggaaaagcttcagtcttaacagtcattgtaccatccgcacaggagagaagcccaatatctgccctgactgcgggagaagcttccagctgcgctcaggtcttattgatcaccagagaacccacactggagagaaacccttccactgctctgagtgtgggaaaaccTTCAGTCGACGCTCAAAtcttattgatcatcagagaatccacagaggagagaaacccttccactgctctgactgtgggaaaaacTTCTCGTGGCGCTtaagtcttaaaagtcattgcagaatccacacaggagagagaccttatagctgctctgactgtggaaaAGGGTTCAGTCAGAAGTCAGACTTTGTTAGACATAGGACaatccatacaggagagaaacccttcagctgctctgactgtgggaagagCTTCAGTCGGAGGTCAAACcttgttgctcatcagagaagccacacaggagagagacccttcgactgctctgactgtgggaaaagcttttgtcagcgcTCAACTCTTATTtatcatcagagaatccacactggagagaaacccttccactgctctgactgtgggaaaagctttcggcaACACTCACATCTTCTCACTCATCAGATAATTCACAGAAgagagaaaccctatcactgcactgcctgtgggaaaagcttcagtgagTGCTCAGACTTTACTGAACATCAGCTACTACATACAGCACAGTTACTCTATAACTGCTCtgactgcgggaaaagcttcagtacCAGTTCAGACCTCATTAGACATCAGAGAATCCACAGAggggagaaacccttcaactgctctgagtgtgggagaaGGTTCAGTGATGTTTCTGGCCTTCATCAACATATGAGAAGCCACACCCGGGAaaaaccctttctctgctctgattgTGGAAAAAGCTTCAGTCGACACTCATATCttgttgatcatcagagaacccacactggggacaaacccttccgctgctctgactgtggcaaaagcttcTTGTGGCACTCAagccttaaaagtcattgcagaatccacacaggagagagaccttataactgccctgactgtggcaaaagGTTCAGACATAGGTCAAACCTTGTTAATCataggagaagccacacaggagagaaacccttcatctgctctgagtgtggggaaAGCTTCAGTCAGAGGTCAAACCTTGTTactcatcagagaatccacacaggagagaaacccttcaactgctctgattgtgggaaaagcttttgtcagcgcTCAAGTCTAAgttatcatcagagaacccacactggagagaaacccttctgctgctctgactgtgggaaaagcttctcctggtcctcaagtcttaaaagtcattgcagaatccacacaggagagacaccttatagctgctctgactgtgggaaaaggttcagacagaggtcGGACTTTGTTACACataggagaagccacacaggagagaaacccttcaactgctcttaCTGCCAGAAAAACTTCAGTCGGAGTTCCCACCTTGTTATACAtaagagaacccacacaggagagaaacccttcacctgctcagactgtgggaaaagcttttgtcagcgcTCAAGTCTTActtatcatcagagaacccacactggaaaGAAGCCTTTCAGCTATTcttctgactgtgggaaaagcttttgtcagccCTGA